The region GCGGAGTCATCCGGTTTATGAGTCTTGTCATCCTGGTGTATGGCCTGCGTCTGGGACTGGAGGTGGTGGGCAGGGCGGCACAGGTGTTTTTTCCGCTGTTTGCCCTATTCCTGGTCTCGCTGATGGTCCTCTTATTTCCGCAGGTTCAGATAGACCGGCTGTACCCGATGATGACCACGCCGCTGCCCGGGATGCTGCATACCATTATGTTTGGGGTCTTTTACCCGTTCGGGGAGCTGTGCGTCTTCTTAATGGTGTATCCCTTTACCCGCAAGAACAGCAAGATCAATCGTGACATCTTCATTGCACTCTTCGCGGGATCCGTTGGGCTGAATCTGATTCTGTTCCTCTCGCTGACCGTGCTGGGCGTCTATTTCTCGGAGCATAATTTCTATGCCGCCTATATCCTGGCCCAAAAAATCAATGTTGCCAACTTCCTGCAACGGCTGGAAGCGCTCATGGCCACCGCCTGGATTATTACCACTTATTTCAAAACAGCGCTATATTTCTATGCCTTCGTCCTGGGGACTGCACAAATGTTCAAGCTGAAAAGCCACCGTCCGCTGATCTTCCCGGTTGCCTTCCTGATCTATGGACTGTCCCAGCTCAGCTCCAATGATATTGTTTTTTATGTAAAAGAAATTCCGGCCTATTGGGTCGATTGGAACCTCACACTCTCCTTCGTTCTCCCATTGACGATCCTTATCGTCTATAAGTTTAGAAAACGCAAACCTGCCTCACAAGGATAAAAGAAGGAGCTGTTACTGTAGCGTTCTCCCGGCAGGTCCCCTATAATAGGAAGCAGTGAAATGTTTCTATTTTGTCATTGTGGGGGATGAACTGCAGCATGATGAAACAGCTGTTCGAGCCTGTACTGTTCGATAACCGGCAGTCGCTGATCTGGGACTACCGGATCTATACCGATGATCATTACAAAGGGTATTACCACTGGCACCAGTGCTGTGAAATCATGTTCGTGCACCGGGGTCAAGGCAGTATTGTAGTCAACCAGCAGATGTATGATATCCGTCCGGGGATGCTATTCTTTTTCCAGCCCTATCAGCTGCACCGGATCTATTCGGAGGTCTCTGCGGAGCGTCCGTTCGTACGCACGATCTTCTATCTCGACCCGCATACTGCCGAGCAGCTGCTACAGGGCTTCCCCAAACGCAAGGCTGTCTTCTCTGCGCTCTGGCAGGGCAATAATCCCTCTTGCGGCTTCGATCTCAGTGACCGTATGGAGACCATGGAATGGATCTGCGCGAATTATAACCAGTGCCGGAGCAAGAGCACCGGGGAAGAGACTGAAGATATCTCCATGCTCCTTCTCCAGCTCCTCAGCTGTCTGGGGACTGGAGAACAGTCGCTGATCCACGCCGGAGACAAGCGGCAGCTTCGCTATTCGGAGCAGATCATGAACTGGATCGAAGCCCATTACCACGAGGAGATTAGTCTGGAGCAGCTGGCAGCAGAGACCCATCTGTCGAAATCTTACGTGTCGCGGATTTTTCATCAGGAGACCGGCGGACGGCTCGTAGATTATCTTACAGCCCGGCGGCTCAAGCAGGCCTGCCGGCTGCTGGAGACCACGGACCTGACGGTGGAACGGATCGGCAGTGCTGTCGGATTCCCGAATCCCTCCTACTTCAACCAGCTGTTCAAGCGGGTGCTTGGCCTTTCTCCGCTGCAATACCGCAAGGGAAGCTGAGAGCCCCTGAGGGAAAACAGGACAATAAAACAACATTTCGTGATATTAAATGACAACTTTCGGTTCGTCATAGGCGTTATACTGAGGCCATAATCTAATGCATGTGGAGGCTTCAGCGATGACTACAGCTTATTGGCAGGGAGTAATGAACAAGCTGGATACGAAGGTATCCAAGATGATAGAGCAGTTGGGCGGAAGAAGCCCGCATATGGCCGGAGAAGATGGCCTGTTCGACAATCCCGCTACGGACTGGTGGACCTCCGGCTTCTGGCCGGGAATGCTCTGGGTCATGCAGGATATGACAGGCAAGGATCTATATAAGAACGCTGCATGGGACTTTGACGAAACGATTGGACAATGGTTCGCGAAGCCGACCGAAGAGCTGCATCACGACGTCGGCTTTCAGTTCCTGGCTACTGCGGTAATCAAGCATACGCTGACCGGTGACGCGGAGGGCTTGCGCCGGGGACTGGAAGCGGCTAACTATCTGGCTGCTCGTTATAATCCTGCGGGCGGGTTCATCCGCGCCTGGAACGGGGACAAGCACGGCTGGGTCATCATCGACTGCATGATGAACATCTCGCTGCTGTTCTGGGCCAGCCGGGTAACCGGTGATCCGCGCTACCGTCATATTGCGGTCAGCCATGCCGGGACTGCCATGACGTATGGTGTGCGCGAGGACGGGTCCACCAAGCATATTCTCTCCTTCGATGCCGCTACCGGTGCTTATATTGAGAATTTCGGCGGACAGGGATATTCGCCTGAATCCTGCTGGAGCCGGGGTTCAGCCTGGGGGCTGTACGGCTTCACGAACACTTACCGCCACACCGGGGACGCGCGCTTCTTGAATACCGCCAAGCGCATCGCCCATTACTTCATCGCGGCTCTCCCGGAAGATCACGTCCCGCACTGGGACTTCCGGCTGGCAGATGACAAGCGTATGGCCAGAGACAGCTCGGCCGCCGCGATTGCCGCCTCTGGCCTCCTGGAGCTCGCAGAGCTTGTGCCGCCGGGCGAGAAACGTGTCTATGCGGATGCCGCAGAGCGTATTCTGCGTTCGCTGACCGAGAGCTACGCTACCTGGGAGCAGCCCGGGCATGAAGCCATCCTGCTGCATGGCGCAGTCAGCGGCGACTCCCACATGGATGTGTCGCTGATCTACGGCGACTACTTCTACGTTGAAGCTGTAGCGAAGCTGAACGGCTGGAAGCACCGGGTGTTCTAGTCTGGCTGGAAGCAGGCACAGACAGCTTGCATGGACGCGCGGGCCGAATGTAATCGGAAAACCGATTACATTCGGCTCTGCGTGGGCATGCGGGCTCAATGTTATCGGAAAACCGATTACATTCGGCACTGTGCAGGCGTGTGGGCACAATGTAATCGGAAAACCGATTACATTCGGCTCTGCGCAGGCGTGTGGGCACAATGTAATCGGAAAACCGATTACATTCGGCACTGCGCAGGCGTGTGGGCACAATGTAATCGGAAAACCGATTACATTCGGCACTGCGCAGGCGTGTGGGCACAATGTAATCGGAAAACCGATTACATTCGGCGCTGCGTGAGCATGTGGCCCAGTTGTTTTAAATACATAAATAAATTTCGATTCTTTCTTTCCCTCTCCCGATATTGTTACGCTTTAACTTTATTTCTCCAACTTCACCTGTTTTCTTCAAGTGAGTTCCACCGCAGGGAACCTTTGAGAAGCCTTTAACTTCCCAATATCTTCTTCCATTTCCTTCATCGCTGAAGGCACTAATAATATCTAGGTTTGCCTCAATAATCTTACGGAATTCTTTCTCGATCAAAGAAAATGATTTTGAAATATTCTCGTGCCAAGCAAAATCGATTCGGGCTTTATCCTGAGAGATATGAGCGCCTATTTTCTCAATACCTGTCAACTGTTTATAAGCTAATTCTAATACAACCTCCGCAGCAAAATGTAGTCTCATAAGTCTGTAACGACGATCCCAATCTACGGTCATAGATACTACATCACCAACCTTTAAGTCATGCCCTTCTTCAAGGGTATAAATGATTTCATGACCCTCTTTTTTGGCTTGATGTACAGAATACCCGTGAATCAATCCTGTATCACTCTCTTGTCCTCCAGAGAATGCATACAAGATGGTTCTTTCCACTGTAATGTCATTGCCGTTAACACTGGATATACGAGTATCTAATTTCGTTAAATATGGGTTAGTCCAAAATACTTTTTCAACCATATCAGCACCTCTATACTTATTTTGTTTATTATATTATACAAAAATAACAATATAATAAACAAACAGCGAATCCCCGTCATGGGAGATTCGCTGTTTAAGTCAACACCGCCGGACGTCCGGCTTCAACTATCTACGCCCGTTGTTCCTCCAGCCACAGAATGGCCGTTACTCCGCGCGGGTAATATTTGCTGCCGGTGATTTCGCCGGAGATAATCTGGTCACTCCAGCTCCAGATCGAGAGCTGCGGATGCGTAAGCCAGGCCGTATGGGCCTGATCTGCCGCGCGGCCCTTCTCATCCCATTCCAGGCCGAGAATTTCTCTGGCGATGAACTGGGAGAGATAGATTTTACTCAGCCAGCTGTTATTGCTGGTGGAGGAGATTTTCCAGCCGCCGTCATCGAACAGACAGACTCCCTCCACGAGCACAGCCTTCAGATGCGTGTCCAGTGCCTCAAGATATTCGCCGAACCGTCCTCCGCGCTCCAAGGCTTCCTTGCAGCCGGTGAAGTAAGGGAACACCAGGCCTTCGATGGCCGGGATAATCTTCGAATCATTGCCTTCGCCGATGACCGCCGGAATGTAGCCGCCTTTGGTCACACTCGCCACGATAGTAGCCGCACAGAGTTCAGCCTGCCGGCCGGCAGTCTGGGACAGCTCCGTATTGCCGTTGTCGCGGAAAATCCGCTCCATAGCCAGATAAGCAGCCCAGCATTTTCCTGCCAGATAAATATTGTTGCGCGCCTGGCCCAGGGAGACATCCAGACTGTCATAGGTCGTAATCTCTGCACCGCCCATGGTCCGTGAGCTGTCGAGCGCCATCACACCGTTGCGCTTCGCCGGGTCCGGATGATCCCGGTTCAGCATACTCTGCAGGCAGCTCTCCAGTACCGTCAGATTGCGCTCCATCCAGCTGCGGTCCCCGGTATGCTCCACATAAGTTGCCGCAGTGAGAATCCAGTTGACCAATTGCTCGTGGGTCATATGCGAGAAGCAGCCATCAATGCCGTACAGCTCATAGGAGGAATACCCCGGACGAGACACGGCGTTGGCTACTCCCATATCATGCGTGAAGCTAAGTCCGCCCGGATACTCGATCAAGTCTCCCGGGAAGCGGACGGTGTCGGCATAACTGAACCGGTCCACGAACATATCCAGCTCATTACGGACGGTCCACGGATTCATCTTCAGCTCAAAGAACAGCTGGTCTACCGTAAGATCGAACGTATTCATCATCCGGTACTCGCCTTCGTTGACGACCCAGAACGGCTGGCCTTTGTACTCCAAGAGCTCGGTAGAGCCGTAATAGCTGCGGATAGCGTGAGCAAGCATGAAGGTCTGGTCGTCACTTAAGGCCGTTCCCTCCAGCATTCCGTTCGCTTGTTCAGCCTGCTGCTTCAGCGTGTCGAACCGGGATAACGCATATTCCGCAACAGCTTCCACATTGCTGTAATAGCGGTTATAGTAATAGCTCGCATCCATTCCTGATGTCACATAACCGGAGCGGTGGAAGCAGACCGCGAACTGGTACACCTTGCGTTCACCGGCGGGCACATCCATAATCAGCGCGCCAACCTGCCCCAGCCCGAAGGTCCAGTTCTCCTCCAGCTCCGCTGCAAGAATATCCTCCATTGTAAAATGCATTGCCGCCTTCACACTTCCCTGCTTCGCGGCAATCGCCAGGAACCGGCCCTGGCCGACACCCGTCAGATCCTCCTGGCCTCCATCGAATCTTCTCAGGGCGCTATACGGGTCATTCCCCTGGAAACCGAAGAAAGCACGGCGCGCAGAGCTGCCCGCTGTGTTATCGACTTCAAGCTCTACCAGCACGGCTGGAAGCAGTACTTCCTTCAGCTCTGCCTCCGAAGCCGTCTCCGGGTCCGGAACGGGCCGGACGGGCGACAGAATGCGGAAAGTGAGATCGCCGGCCTGCCAGCTGTCCGTTGTAAGCCGGAAATCACGCGTAATTTCATCTTCCCCGAAGTGAAACAGCGTCTGCGGCTTGTCCGGACTCGGGTCCGGGTTCTCAATATCGTAGCGCTTGCTCTCATCGTCACTGCCCTGCTCATGGAAGGGCAACGTATCATAACCGCGGCCGTCCTTGCGCGCAAGCCCAATATATATGTTCTGTCTTGGCGGTCTGCCGAGTTCGAGGTCAAAGCCGCCGGACGCTCCTTGAAATCCGAGGGTGAAGCTTGAGAATGATCCTATCGGTGAATGATGGGCATTGAAGAATTTGTTAGTTGGCATACAGTATATACACTCCCTCCAGCTGTGTCCCGGCAGTGCCGGGCTCTAGCTCTATGTTAGCGCTCCCCGCCCCTCAGGCAACAGGCGCAAAGCCTCCAATTATTTGGACAAATCAATCGGACGCAGCGGCCTATGCTATAATAGATCCATCTTTTAACAAAGAAGAGGTTGAACATGAACGTATTAGATCCCGGCACACAGCATTCCATGGACGGACGCATGTCCCCGGATGTTCAAGCTGCCTTCCATCTCTTCGCCGCCCACTGGCGCAAGGTGAACAAAGAGTGGCAATATCCGGCACACACTCACCCGATGTTCGAGATCAACATCGTTCTGCAGGGCTCGCAGCACATGGCTGTAGGCGGACATTCTTACATCCAGGAGAGCGGTGACATTCTGTTCATCCGCCCGGGTGTGCAGCACTCCAGTCTGGGCGCAGCCGCAGGGGATGAGATGTCTTATTACTGCCTGCACTTCGACATTGACGATTTGGTTCTGCGCCGCTCCTTAATGACAATGGATACCGTCAGTCTAAGCGGAGACACCCCGGAGCTGAAGGCGATCCGCGCTTCCCTGGATGACATTATCCGCTCAACCATTCTCCCGGAGGCCAGCGATGCCCAGCGGGGCCGGCTGGTGATGCTGAACGCTTCGCTCCAGTTCTTCACCGCCCTTAGCGGCTGGGTGCTGGCTGCCCTGCCTTCTCCTGCCCGGAGCACCCTGCCGGGAGTGACAGAGAAGACCGTCGCCCTGGCGAATGCCATGGAAGGGCTGCTGCAGGAATCCGTCTTCACCGCTGCGGCATCAGGCAGCAGAGCTGGAAGCATCGAGGAGATTGCGGCCAGACTCGGCTATAGCCCTAACCACTGTAACCGCGCCTTCCGGCAGATCTACGGGCTGCCGCCGAGGCAGTATCTCTCCGATCTCATTATCCGCCATGCCAAGCTCCTGCTGCTGGACAACAGCCTGTCTGTAGAGAGCATCGCCTACCGGCTGGGCTACCGCGATGTGTCCCATTTCAGCAAGCAGTTCAAGCGCTGGACCGGCCTGCCCCCAATGGGCTACCGCCAGCTTACGGAGGAGCCGGGTAAGACGGACGACGGAGTGCCTCTTCCGCGCTCACAAGGAGGTATACAATGAAGATTTACCATTTCAAACCAGATTCAGGCAAACCAATAACCGCCTTCAATTCCGATTTCATCTTATCCCGGATTATCCAGACTGAGGAGAAGACGCATATCGGCTGCGTATACCTTGGACACCAGGGAGTAATCGGTTTTCATCAGGCGACCTGTCCGCAGCTGCTGCTCATTGTGAACGGTGAGGGGTATGTGCGCGGAGAGGAAGCTGAATTTACAGCTGTGTGTGCAGGTCAAGCCGTCTTTTGGGAGCGGGAGGAATGGCACGAGACCCGGACAGATTCAGGATTGACTGCGATTATTATTGAAGGTGATTCGCTGAACCCTGCCGCCTACATGACTCTCTAACTGACAACGATGAGGACTGAGCTTCCGCTATATGAGCAAATCAGGTGAAATTCTGGGACAATCGGACTGAGATTCCGTTATGCGTCCTAACAGGTGTCCTCTGAGGCTCAAAAGTACAAACTAGCGGAATCTCAGTCCGTTTCGGCGCTAACACACGTGATTTTGGCAAAATAACGGAATCTCAGTCCGCTTCAGAAGGCAGATCACCGGGAGCGCGCATGGAGGGCACTTGAAGCACGAAGCACGAAGCACAAAACAGCTTATCTTTTATCCTATTTGTAAAAGTTGGTGACCGTATGATCTATCTCATTAAATTCGTATACAGCTTTGTCCTGCCGCCCGGGTTATTTGTCCTGCTGCTGCTGGGCATGGTGGTCTGGCTGTGGAAAAACAGCCGCCGTCCTGCGGTCGTGCTGCTGGCGGTCACGCTCCTGCTCTATCTGTCGATGACCTCTGCTGTCGCCGACACACTGATCGGGAGCCTGGAGCGGAAGTATCCTCAGCCTGCCGCCGCAGAGGGGGATGTGATCGTTATTCTCGGCGGCGGAGCCACCTCCGGCACCCCGGATCTGGACGGGCAGGGCAATATGTCCGGTCCGGCGGCGAACCGGCTGCTGGCAGCTGCACGGCTGTACCGTGAGACCGGCCTGCCGGTCATTTTCTCCGGGGGACAGGTATTCGCCGACAGCGGCAATGAAGCGGATATCGCCCGGCGGCAGCTCATCGGCCTCGGCATCCCCGCAGAGGACATCCTGCCGGAGAACCGCTCGCTCAACACGGAGCAGAATGCGGTCAACACCGCGAAGCTCATGCAGGAGCATGGCTTCAGCCGTCCTGTTCTGGTAACCTCCGGCTTCCATATGCCGCGCAGCATGGTCCAGTTCGGGCAGGCCGGACTTACGCCGCAGGCTTTTCCAGTAGATTTCCAGGCCAGCCGTCCGATGTCACTCTATGTAAGCAAATTCACTCCTTCTGCCGGAGCCGTCTCTACAACCGGGCTGGCCCTGAAGGAGTATCTGGGGTTAATAGCCGCGAAGCTGCTGCCTTGACCCCTGCAGCTGGCTGCACACGGCCGTACGCCCATCAAAGAAAGCGAGGTGCCTTTAGCCAATGAACCCGTACGATGAAGAGAAATTAACCGGCGGAAATGTAAATGAGATTATCCGCAAGGCAGACACCGTCCGCCGCCCCACAGGGAGCTGGAGCACAAGTATTCATGCACTGCTTCAGCATTTGGAGCAGCAGAATTTCGCTGGAGCCCCCAGATTTCTGGGCATAGATGAAGCAGGGCGCGAGATTCTATCCTTTCTACCCGGCGAGGTTCCGGGCAACGCGTATCCTGAGCTGGAGCCGTACATGTGGTCTGAAGAGACCCTTACGGGCCTGGCGCGCCTGTTACGCAGCTATCATGATGCAACGGAGGGTTTTGTAGCGAATAGTATACATATGGAGTGGCAGCTCCCCTATGCCGATCCTGCGGCACATGAAGTGATCTGCCATAATGACGCGGCGCTGTACAATGTGGTGTTTCAGCATGGTGCGCCCGTGGCGCTGATTGATTTCGACATGGCCGGTCCGGGCCCGCGCCTATGGGATATTGCCTATACCCTCTATACTTCAGTTCCGCTCGCCGGTTTTGCTCCTGACTATCTGACAGGCTCCACAGTACCTTACCAGACAGACCTCCATGCAGCAGACCGGCAGCGGCGGATTGAGCTATTTTTCGAAGCCTATGGACTGCCTGTCCCGGAAAATCTGCACGACTGGCTGACCCGGCGGCTCACGGCTATGTGCGATACGCTGAAGAAGGAGGCCGAGGCGGGCAACCCTGCTTTTGTCCGTATGGTGGAAGAAGGCCACCTGGCCCACTATGAGCGAGAGCTGCAATTCATAGCTGACCATTATAGCGAATGGACTACTGCTTCTCTTTGAAAAAGAAAAAAGCAGCAATTCTCACATTACTGGAGAGTTGCTGCTTTTCGTTTTTTGCTAATTAGGAGTGAATATCGCATCCCACGTTACTCTACTCTTTAACCAACTCCGTAAAAACCGCAGACACCGCTTCGCCCAGCAGCTTCGGCTCAAGCTCCATCTGAACGCCGATCCGGCCTGCGCTGACTGCAATGACCTCAAGCTCCACCGCACTGCTGTGAATGAACGTAGGGTAAAGCTTCTTCATCCCGACAGGGGAACAGCCCCCGCGCACGTATCCCGTATGCTTCAGCAGCTCCTTGAGCGGCAGCAGCTCAATCTTCTTGACTCCGGCGGCTCTGGCCGCGGCCTTCAGATCCAGCTCTTCAGCAACCGGAATCACAAAGACGTACGGCTGCGGCCCGCTGTGTGCGACCAGTGTCTTGAATACTACTTCAGGAGGCAGGCCAATCTTCTCAGCAACCGCTGTTCCGTGAATCAGCCCGTCCTCATTGTCGTAGCTATGAATGGTATAGCTTATCTTCCTTGCATCCAGTATGCGCATGGCATTCGTTTTGTTCATCTGCCGCTCCCCCTAATCCCGGGGGTAATTGATTTGCATAATGTCCATGAACGGCACCTTGATAATCTCTTCATGATTTCTGACATGCACCCTGCCGGTACGCGAATCCATCTCTACAATCACTCCGCGCACCTCTTCTTCCTTCCCCCAGACCGTCAGCAGAATCTCGGAATCCTCCTGCTTCGCCTCTACCAGCTGGTTGCCCAGCTCCTCAAGCACGAATTCGTCGCGGGTTGGACGTTTTGCCACTTTTGCCTTCGCCACACTTTGCCTCCAGTAAGCCATTACAGAATATAGGATCATGCCCGGTGTAAATGCTCCTGTCTATTATACCATGAGAGGAAGCCTGATTTTACACAATTCACGATTATTATTCATGATTCAAAAGCGCCGCCCCCGCGATGCCGGGATGGGTCATTTCATACGGGTCCAGAATGAGATTCAGCTCTTCTTCACTCAGTACATTGTATTTCAGACACAAGGCCCGGACCGATTCTCCGGTCAGAATAGCTTCCCTGGCAATCCGCGAGACGACCTCATATCCCAGATGCGGGTTCACGGCGGTAATAATGCCGACGCTTCGCTCCACCTCACGCGCAAGCTTCTCCTTATTGGCTTCAATCCCTGCCAGACAATAGTCGGTGAACACCCGGAAGGAATTGTTCATGATGCTGATCGACTGAATCAGATTGAACACCATCACCGGCTCCATCACGTTCAGCTCCAGTTGACCGGCCTGAGCGGCGAGACAGATCGTATGATCATTGCCGATCACCTGAAAAGCCACCTGGTTAATCACCTCGGCCATCACCGGATTCACCTTGCCGGGCATGATAGACGATCCCGGCTGGCGGGCCGGCAGCGTAATTTCATTGAAGCCCGAGCGCGGGCCGGAGGCCATCAGGCGCAGGTCGTTGGCGATTTTGGACATATTCATCATGCAGACCTTCAGGGACGCCGAGACTTCGGTATAGGCATCCGTATTCTGCGTGGCATCCACCAGATGCTCCGCGCTGACCAGCGGCAGACCGCTGATCTCAGCCAGCAGCTCGACGACCCGCGTAATATAACGGGGATCGGCGTTCAATCCGGTACCCACGGCGGTCGCGCCCATGTTCACCTCATAGAGATGGCCCCGCGTATGCTCGATCCGCTGAATGTCGCGCTCCAGCACCCGGCTGTACGCCTCGAATTCCTGTCCCAGACGGATCGGCACCGCGTCCTGCAGGTGAGTCCGTCCCATTTTAATTACGGAATCAAATTCAGCCGCCTTCTGCAAAAATACACCGTGCATCGTCCGCATCGTGATCAGCAGCTGCTCCAGCAGCGATAGCGTGGCAATATGAATCGCCGTCGGAAACGCATCGTTCGTCGATTGCGCCATATTCACATGAGTGTTCGGACTAAGCTGCAGATAATCTCCCTTGGCCTTGCCCAGCAGCTCCAGCGCACGGTTCGCAATCACTTCATTGGCATTCATATTGAGCGAGGTGCCCGCGCCGCCTTGAATCGGATCCACGATGAACTGCTCATCCCAGTTCCCCGCAATCACTTCTTCTGCCGCTTGGACGATGACCTCCCCCAGGCCTTTATAGAGGCGGCCGATTTCCATGTTGGCGAGCGCAGCGGATTTTTTGACAATCCCCATCGCCTTGATTAATTCATGATGCACACGGTAGCCGGTAATCGGGAAATTCTCCACCGCCCGGAGGGTCTGTATCCCGTAATAGGCCTGATGCTCCACCTGCTTACTGCCCAAAAAATCCTTCTCCAGCCGATATTCTGTCTCTGACATCCTGCTCTCCCCCATGTCTTCAGTAGTAGATCCTCAGCTGCAAATTAGTCAACTTATTCTTTCCTTGCAGCCCTAAAGATATTACCTTCATTGCTGCTCCATGCTCAGGCCCTATGCGGGTAGCGCAAAGAACCCGGCAGCCATTGCTGACCCCCGGGCTTTATGTCATTGTAGCTTAAAATTTGAGATAGTTCCAATCTGAAAAAATCTTAAGATCCCCAGGGGGCGGAGTGTCCCGTTTAGACCTTATAATGTTCAAATGATACCGGTTTGCCGTTAATCTGCGAAAGTATTCCCGTATGCTTATTGTCAATGCTGAGCTGCAGGCGTTCATTCCCGCTCCAGGCCGTATACGCTGCCGAGAGGCTCTCTCCCTCCGTAAATTCCGGTGCCCGCTTCATAGCGGCTGCAGCGAATTCCTCAAGCCCGTATATCCCCAGCTCTGCCGCCTGATCTGTGCTAAGCGCTTCGACCACGACGCCTCCCGGCATGTTCTTGGACGTTACCTCCAGATAGGATGACCGCTCCAGCAGTTCATAATCTTGTGATACATAGACGGCAAAATACACATTGCCCGCATAGCCAAGCAGCGCCTTGGGCTGCCTGATCCATTCGCCTAGCGGAAGCACCCCGACGATGGCTGTATCTGCTCCTTCGGGCACAGGGAACAGCGACAGTACCGTGTTCCGGTGATATAGCACCTCCATATAAGGACTCTGGTGCCGGGGATCGCCCGGCTGATAGCCTTGACCCGGATGGAAAAAGTAAAGCCGGTTCACACCTTCCGCCGCCGGAACCGGCAGCGAGAAGGCCCAGCGCAGCTGCTCATTGTCGAATTCCTCCACCCGCTCCCACATCCCGCCTGCCGCGTAATCCTTGCAGATATAGGCGTAAGAATGCAGCGCCGGCTGGCGCTCCGGGGAACCGGCAACCACCTTCTCAGTCTTCTTGCAGACCTCCACCGGTAACTGGCGGTTCAGCGCAGTAGAGCGCACCTCTTCCGGTGCTTCATAATAGAGGAACCCTGCGTATTCGGTACGGGGCATCTCCGCAGGCAGAGCAAAATCCCCGAACTGCACATAGTCGTGCAGCACATTGCCGTCTGCCGGAACATCATGCGGCCAGCCCCGGGAATGCGCGCCTGCCCACGCCCCTTGCAGATACCATTGGCTCCGCTCAGCCCACAGGAAGTCCAGCATCCCGCCAAGCATCTCTCTGACGCTGCTGTCCTCTTCAAGCTCCCAGGCACAAGTGAATGCCTGTACCCAGTGCCAGAACCACGGCAGGCTGCCATACTCCGGCATGCCCTTCGCACGGATATGCGCCAGCGTGATCTCCAGGCTGTGCCGCCCGTCTTCCCGCAGCTCCTCATCCTCAAACAGCTGGCCGAAGATCAGCTTCGCCGCCGTATATTTCGCTTCATGATGGCCGAACTCCGCTACCTGCTTCCGGAAGAAGCCGCTGCGGTAGATATGTCCAATTGCTGTATGGAACGCCACGCGCAGTCCCGCGCTGAACCGGGCGGAATATCGCTTGCAGAACCAGACCATCAGGCTGCCCATGATCTCCACCGGCAGCTCATGCGGTGCAGCCTCCTGAGGCGCGGGGCTTAGCCCCAGCGGCCAATGTCCATATAAGGGTGTTCCCGGCATCCGGTTCTGAAGTCTAACCGTCTCTAAAAGTACAGCTTCGGCCTTCCGCTTGGCATCCTCCCGGCTGAACGGCAGCTCCAGGTTATCATCCACCGCAGCGGCAAATAAATAGGAAGCATAATAGAAGTTGTTGCGCACATCATCATGGAACCAGAGTCCGCTGAACAGCAGCGGACGGCGCTCTGCCTCCACTGCGGCAGCGTACATAATCTCCCGCTGGCGTACTATATAAGAAGTCTCTTGCTGATGCTTAGGCTGGTCTGTCATATTGCTCACCCTCCACAGTGATATTTC is a window of Paenibacillus sp. FSL H3-0469 DNA encoding:
- a CDS encoding endospore germination permease is translated as MGIEKERISTAQMVILGLFTFIGDMALVYPTTMTAEAHQDAWIAALISIPLGMALIYLLINVANISPNQTIIEISQQVLGKWAGIAVGLFYLNFFVLAASTYVREMEDFLTTQIYEGTPGGVIRFMSLVILVYGLRLGLEVVGRAAQVFFPLFALFLVSLMVLLFPQVQIDRLYPMMTTPLPGMLHTIMFGVFYPFGELCVFLMVYPFTRKNSKINRDIFIALFAGSVGLNLILFLSLTVLGVYFSEHNFYAAYILAQKINVANFLQRLEALMATAWIITTYFKTALYFYAFVLGTAQMFKLKSHRPLIFPVAFLIYGLSQLSSNDIVFYVKEIPAYWVDWNLTLSFVLPLTILIVYKFRKRKPASQG
- a CDS encoding AraC family transcriptional regulator; this encodes MMKQLFEPVLFDNRQSLIWDYRIYTDDHYKGYYHWHQCCEIMFVHRGQGSIVVNQQMYDIRPGMLFFFQPYQLHRIYSEVSAERPFVRTIFYLDPHTAEQLLQGFPKRKAVFSALWQGNNPSCGFDLSDRMETMEWICANYNQCRSKSTGEETEDISMLLLQLLSCLGTGEQSLIHAGDKRQLRYSEQIMNWIEAHYHEEISLEQLAAETHLSKSYVSRIFHQETGGRLVDYLTARRLKQACRLLETTDLTVERIGSAVGFPNPSYFNQLFKRVLGLSPLQYRKGS
- a CDS encoding glycoside hydrolase family 88 protein — encoded protein: MTTAYWQGVMNKLDTKVSKMIEQLGGRSPHMAGEDGLFDNPATDWWTSGFWPGMLWVMQDMTGKDLYKNAAWDFDETIGQWFAKPTEELHHDVGFQFLATAVIKHTLTGDAEGLRRGLEAANYLAARYNPAGGFIRAWNGDKHGWVIIDCMMNISLLFWASRVTGDPRYRHIAVSHAGTAMTYGVREDGSTKHILSFDAATGAYIENFGGQGYSPESCWSRGSAWGLYGFTNTYRHTGDARFLNTAKRIAHYFIAALPEDHVPHWDFRLADDKRMARDSSAAAIAASGLLELAELVPPGEKRVYADAAERILRSLTESYATWEQPGHEAILLHGAVSGDSHMDVSLIYGDYFYVEAVAKLNGWKHRVF
- a CDS encoding alanyl-tRNA editing protein, which codes for MVEKVFWTNPYLTKLDTRISSVNGNDITVERTILYAFSGGQESDTGLIHGYSVHQAKKEGHEIIYTLEEGHDLKVGDVVSMTVDWDRRYRLMRLHFAAEVVLELAYKQLTGIEKIGAHISQDKARIDFAWHENISKSFSLIEKEFRKIIEANLDIISAFSDEGNGRRYWEVKGFSKVPCGGTHLKKTGEVGEIKLKRNNIGRGKERIEIYLCI
- a CDS encoding glycoside hydrolase family 52 protein, whose translation is MPTNKFFNAHHSPIGSFSSFTLGFQGASGGFDLELGRPPRQNIYIGLARKDGRGYDTLPFHEQGSDDESKRYDIENPDPSPDKPQTLFHFGEDEITRDFRLTTDSWQAGDLTFRILSPVRPVPDPETASEAELKEVLLPAVLVELEVDNTAGSSARRAFFGFQGNDPYSALRRFDGGQEDLTGVGQGRFLAIAAKQGSVKAAMHFTMEDILAAELEENWTFGLGQVGALIMDVPAGERKVYQFAVCFHRSGYVTSGMDASYYYNRYYSNVEAVAEYALSRFDTLKQQAEQANGMLEGTALSDDQTFMLAHAIRSYYGSTELLEYKGQPFWVVNEGEYRMMNTFDLTVDQLFFELKMNPWTVRNELDMFVDRFSYADTVRFPGDLIEYPGGLSFTHDMGVANAVSRPGYSSYELYGIDGCFSHMTHEQLVNWILTAATYVEHTGDRSWMERNLTVLESCLQSMLNRDHPDPAKRNGVMALDSSRTMGGAEITTYDSLDVSLGQARNNIYLAGKCWAAYLAMERIFRDNGNTELSQTAGRQAELCAATIVASVTKGGYIPAVIGEGNDSKIIPAIEGLVFPYFTGCKEALERGGRFGEYLEALDTHLKAVLVEGVCLFDDGGWKISSTSNNSWLSKIYLSQFIAREILGLEWDEKGRAADQAHTAWLTHPQLSIWSWSDQIISGEITGSKYYPRGVTAILWLEEQRA